In Babylonia areolata isolate BAREFJ2019XMU chromosome 10, ASM4173473v1, whole genome shotgun sequence, the following proteins share a genomic window:
- the LOC143286424 gene encoding uncharacterized protein LOC143286424: protein MKNIEKQCLRTLRPDLQKNVDCPRVVEMFVDCGLLTPRDKHFIISRTQDRVNQNQRLINFLLDEGTSGHFRLFMDILKSTEHDIQWQKMQTFIQNRQNPSGATTAPLVAAATGVHAGQSAQASEDLLSDFFTKIHDSQNRLLMEMKNTQQDVTEIKASQQQLCQQLGGQLQNHRKHLDEKLEEHRGQLEGQLQKHKEEVDGQLQEHHGQLRELRTTQQEHHQALDEIRTKQQQYQELLDNLAAIADTVRETLFQMEVSEVSQDVLKELEDVKQRVERLEDKEKGEEWKQETTAIRNKLRRVCVRVQDALQKHQDRIVKLEKDVEKVNDHATAKDAEIASLSERVRKMEVRERAKASFLRFESSPVTPPPLPPQSRKPLLPPITKEKATAAASHSSPYGQRMRMPTRPMLPSPPPKPKPRSRKPLQSRPSEEGRGTT from the exons ATGAAGAACATTGAGAAGCAATGCTTAAGAACCCTTCGCCCCGATCTGCAGAAAAACGTGGACTGTCCACGCGTGGTAGAGATGTTCGTGGACTGTGGCTTACTAACCCCCAGGGACAAACACTTCATCATCAGCAGGACCCAGGACAGGGTGAATCAAAACCAACGCTTGATCAACTTCCTTCTGGACGAAGGCACGTCGGGACACTTCCGGTTGTTCATGGACATTCTGAAGAGCACGGAACACGATATACAGTGGCAGAAGATGCAGACCTTCATCCAGAACAGACAGAACCCATCTGGAGCAACGACAGCCCCATTAGTAGCAGCAGCTACAGGAGTTCATGCTGGGCAGAGTGCTCAGGCATCTGAAGACCTGCTGAGCGATTTCTTCACCAAGATACACGACAGTCAAAACAGGCTGCTAATGGAGATGAAAAACACCCAGCAAGACGTAACCGAGATCAAAGCCTCCCAGCAACAACTTTGTCAGCAGCTGGGTGGGCAGCTTCAAAACCACCGGAAACATTTGGATGAGAAGCTGGAGGAACACCGTGGGCAGCTGGAGGGGCAGCTGCAAAAGCacaaggaggaggtggatgggcAGCTGCAAGAACACCATGGGCAGCTACGCGAGCTCCGAACCACACAACAGGAACATCACCAGGCCCTGGATGAGATTCGAACCAAACAGCAGCAATATCAAGAGCTGCTCGATAACCTTGCTGCAATAGCGGACACCGTCAGAGAGACTCTATTCCAGATGGAAGTATCCGAGGTTTCCCAAGACGTGCTGAAGGAACTGGAAGATGTCAAACAGAGGGTGGAGAGGCTGGAAgacaaggagaagggagaggagtggaaGCAAGAGACCACCGCCATCAGAAACAAACTGCGACGAGTTTGCGTTCGGGTCCAAGATGCTCTGCAGAAACACCAAGACAGGATCGTGAAACTGGAAAAGGATGTTGAGAAG GTGAATGACCATGCGACAGCGAAAGACGCCGAAATCGCCAGTCTATCCGAGCGGGTGAGAAagatggaggtgagagagagggcaaAGGCCTCTTTTCTTCGTTTTGAATCGTCGCcggtgacaccaccaccactaccaccacaatccCGGAAGCCTCTGCTGCCCCCTATCACAAAAGAAAAGGCAACCGCTGCTGCCAGCCACTCCAGTCCGTACGGCCAACGAATGCGGATGCCTACACGGCCCATGCTTCCAAGTCCTCCTCCAAAGCCCAAACCTCGATCAAGAAAACCGTTGCAGTCACGCCCGAGTGAagaag GTAGAGGAACCACCTGA